The Gadus macrocephalus chromosome 21, ASM3116895v1 genome has a segment encoding these proteins:
- the epm2a gene encoding laforin isoform X1 encodes MLFRFGVILTPECSDVEVLVSGSRSEMGSWDPNKAIQMKATQVVLSKHEPCLWIGEVQLSQPYTESAWFKFIKRLRGSYIWEGEGPHHDRCCVYDEMNVINGVYCHPLGHWIEETGHTDEMKHTTSFYLGVAHQKAMHFSRVHPRVWLGSCPRQVEHVTIKLKHELGVTAVMNFQTETDVATNCQGCSLNSEDPATTETMMQLYRNCGLAYVWMPTPDMSTEGRIRMLPQAVFLLHGLLENGHTVYVHCNAGAGRSTVAVCGLLMYVLGWSARRAQYFVASRRPAVYFDEEALVRAKGDFLQKFGHLRSSISFP; translated from the exons ATGTTATTCAGATTTGGAGTTATTCTCACTCCGGAGTGCTCGGATGTCGAAGTGCTTGTTTCAGGTTCACGGTCCGAAATGGGAAGTTGGGATCCAAACAAAGCTATTCAAATGAAAGCGACGCAAGTGGTTCTGTCAAAACACGAGCCGTGTCTCTGGATCGGCGAAGTGCAGCTGTCACAACCGTACACAGAAAGTGCCTGGTTCAAATTCATCAAACGCCTTCGAGGCAGTTACATCTGGGAAG GCGAAGGCCCCCACCATGACAGATGCTGTGTGTATGATGAAATGAATGTGATCAACGGAGTGTACTGCCACCCCCTCGGCCACTGGATCGAAGAGACGGGGCACACGGACGAGATGAAGCACACCACCAGCTTCTACTTGGGCGTAGCTCACCAGAAGGCGATGCATTTCTCCAG GGTTCATCCGCGTGTGTGGCTAGGCAGCTGCCCCCGCCAGGTGGAACACGTGACCATCAAGCTGAAGCACGAGCTGGGAGTTACCGCGGTGATGAACTTCCAGACAGAGACGGACGTGGCTACCAACTGCCAGGGCTGCAGTCTCAACTCTGAGGACCCGGCCACCACGGAGACCATGATGCAGCTGTACAGGAACTGTGGCCTGGCGTACGTATGGATGCCCACGCCAGACATGAGCACTGAGG GTCGGATCCGGATGCTCCCCCAGGCGGTCTTCCTGCTCCACGGACTCCTGGAGAACGGCCACACCGTCTACGTCCACTGCAACGCCGGGGCGGGCCGCTCCACGGTGGCCGTGTGCGGCCTGCTCATGTACGTCCTGGGCTGGAGCGCGCGGAGGGCACAGTACTTTGTGGCCTCCCGGAGGCCGGCCGTCTACTTCGACGAGGAGGCCCTGGTGAGAGCCAAGGGCGACTTCCTCCAGAAGTTTGGACACCTGCGGTCGTCCATCTCTTTCCCCTAG
- the epm2a gene encoding laforin isoform X2, which yields MLFRFGVILTPECSDVEVLVSGSRSEMGSWDPNKAIQMKATQVVLSKHEPCLWIGEVQLSQPYTESAWFKFIKRLRGSYIWEGEGPHHDRCCVYDEMNVINGVYCHPLGHWIEETGHTDEMKHTTSFYLGVAHQKAMHFSRVHPRVWLGSCPRQVEHVTIKLKHELGVTAVMNFQTETDVATNCQGCSLNSEDPATTETMMQLYRNCGLASDPDAPPGGLPAPRTPGERPHRLRPLQRRGGPLHGGRVRPAHVRPGLERAEGTVLCGLPEAGRLLRRGGPGESQGRLPPEVWTPAVVHLFPLVCFS from the exons ATGTTATTCAGATTTGGAGTTATTCTCACTCCGGAGTGCTCGGATGTCGAAGTGCTTGTTTCAGGTTCACGGTCCGAAATGGGAAGTTGGGATCCAAACAAAGCTATTCAAATGAAAGCGACGCAAGTGGTTCTGTCAAAACACGAGCCGTGTCTCTGGATCGGCGAAGTGCAGCTGTCACAACCGTACACAGAAAGTGCCTGGTTCAAATTCATCAAACGCCTTCGAGGCAGTTACATCTGGGAAG GCGAAGGCCCCCACCATGACAGATGCTGTGTGTATGATGAAATGAATGTGATCAACGGAGTGTACTGCCACCCCCTCGGCCACTGGATCGAAGAGACGGGGCACACGGACGAGATGAAGCACACCACCAGCTTCTACTTGGGCGTAGCTCACCAGAAGGCGATGCATTTCTCCAG GGTTCATCCGCGTGTGTGGCTAGGCAGCTGCCCCCGCCAGGTGGAACACGTGACCATCAAGCTGAAGCACGAGCTGGGAGTTACCGCGGTGATGAACTTCCAGACAGAGACGGACGTGGCTACCAACTGCCAGGGCTGCAGTCTCAACTCTGAGGACCCGGCCACCACGGAGACCATGATGCAGCTGTACAGGAACTGTGGCCTGGC GTCGGATCCGGATGCTCCCCCAGGCGGTCTTCCTGCTCCACGGACTCCTGGAGAACGGCCACACCGTCTACGTCCACTGCAACGCCGGGGCGGGCCGCTCCACGGTGGCCGTGTGCGGCCTGCTCATGTACGTCCTGGGCTGGAGCGCGCGGAGGGCACAGTACTTTGTGGCCTCCCGGAGGCCGGCCGTCTACTTCGACGAGGAGGCCCTGGTGAGAGCCAAGGGCGACTTCCTCCAGAAGTTTGGACACCTGCGGTCGTCCATCTCTTTCCCCTAGTCTGTTTTAGCTAA
- the epm2a gene encoding laforin isoform X3, with translation MNVINGVYCHPLGHWIEETGHTDEMKHTTSFYLGVAHQKAMHFSRVHPRVWLGSCPRQVEHVTIKLKHELGVTAVMNFQTETDVATNCQGCSLNSEDPATTETMMQLYRNCGLAYVWMPTPDMSTEGRIRMLPQAVFLLHGLLENGHTVYVHCNAGAGRSTVAVCGLLMYVLGWSARRAQYFVASRRPAVYFDEEALVRAKGDFLQKFGHLRSSISFP, from the exons ATGAATGTGATCAACGGAGTGTACTGCCACCCCCTCGGCCACTGGATCGAAGAGACGGGGCACACGGACGAGATGAAGCACACCACCAGCTTCTACTTGGGCGTAGCTCACCAGAAGGCGATGCATTTCTCCAG GGTTCATCCGCGTGTGTGGCTAGGCAGCTGCCCCCGCCAGGTGGAACACGTGACCATCAAGCTGAAGCACGAGCTGGGAGTTACCGCGGTGATGAACTTCCAGACAGAGACGGACGTGGCTACCAACTGCCAGGGCTGCAGTCTCAACTCTGAGGACCCGGCCACCACGGAGACCATGATGCAGCTGTACAGGAACTGTGGCCTGGCGTACGTATGGATGCCCACGCCAGACATGAGCACTGAGG GTCGGATCCGGATGCTCCCCCAGGCGGTCTTCCTGCTCCACGGACTCCTGGAGAACGGCCACACCGTCTACGTCCACTGCAACGCCGGGGCGGGCCGCTCCACGGTGGCCGTGTGCGGCCTGCTCATGTACGTCCTGGGCTGGAGCGCGCGGAGGGCACAGTACTTTGTGGCCTCCCGGAGGCCGGCCGTCTACTTCGACGAGGAGGCCCTGGTGAGAGCCAAGGGCGACTTCCTCCAGAAGTTTGGACACCTGCGGTCGTCCATCTCTTTCCCCTAG